A genomic segment from Arcobacter acticola encodes:
- a CDS encoding (2Fe-2S)-binding protein, whose amino-acid sequence MNNIIINNKTYKLSDISEETPILWVLRDHLNLTGTKFGCGVGQCGACTVLLDGVAIRSCSTPLSQVMDKKITTIENTQDIEIQKLQQVWRDFDVAQCGYCQPGQIMNASALLKSNKNPSKDEIKSVMQGNICRCGTYNKILKAVSTVAKG is encoded by the coding sequence ATGAATAATATTATTATAAATAATAAAACTTACAAACTAAGCGATATATCAGAAGAGACACCAATTTTATGGGTTTTAAGAGATCATTTAAACCTAACTGGAACAAAATTTGGCTGTGGTGTAGGGCAATGTGGAGCATGTACTGTTTTACTTGATGGAGTTGCTATTAGAAGTTGTTCAACACCATTGAGTCAAGTAATGGATAAAAAAATTACAACAATAGAAAATACCCAAGATATAGAAATACAAAAACTTCAACAAGTTTGGAGAGACTTTGATGTGGCTCAGTGTGGATATTGTCAACCTGGACAAATTATGAATGCAAGTGCACTTTTAAAATCAAATAAAAATCCATCAAAAGATGAGATAAAAAGTGTAATGCAAGGTAATATCTGTAGATGTGGGACATACAATAAAATACTTAAAGCAGTTTCAACTGTGGCAAAAGGATAA
- a CDS encoding AraC family transcriptional regulator, with protein MNYRNELISLIKENSSTEGLILTNISSLKFYTTTQISEFVSIIYEPSLCIAIQGSKAVGFGDEMYSYSSEKYLIVSTHIPANVRIEEASKEKPYYSIIINFTLEQIYDVIKELNDDLQESKHKILQKSLCFDVLDDFLLEPLFRLLKLSQRKDNVEFLSNLILKEIIYILLQRNSDFFKQYVLEGNIANQIVKAITEIKDNFSQSINMKNLSKNIGMSESSLYNNFKKITTMSPLQFQKKIRLEEAKQMLINQNLDAAQVAFEVGYESPSQFSREYSRMFGMSPKAHVNLLKDN; from the coding sequence ATGAATTATAGAAATGAGCTAATATCATTAATAAAAGAAAATAGTAGTACAGAAGGATTGATATTAACAAATATCTCTTCTTTAAAGTTTTACACAACAACTCAAATCTCTGAGTTTGTAAGTATAATTTATGAACCATCATTATGTATAGCTATTCAAGGTTCAAAGGCTGTTGGCTTTGGTGATGAGATGTATAGTTATTCTTCTGAAAAATATTTAATTGTATCGACCCATATCCCAGCAAATGTTAGAATTGAAGAAGCATCAAAAGAAAAGCCATATTATTCAATAATTATAAATTTTACATTAGAACAAATTTATGATGTAATTAAAGAATTAAATGATGATTTACAAGAAAGTAAACATAAGATACTTCAAAAAAGTCTTTGTTTTGATGTTTTAGATGATTTTTTATTAGAACCATTATTCAGGCTTTTAAAGCTTTCACAGAGAAAAGACAATGTGGAGTTTTTGTCAAATCTTATATTGAAAGAAATTATCTATATTTTACTTCAAAGAAATAGTGATTTTTTTAAACAATATGTTTTAGAAGGAAATATAGCTAATCAAATTGTAAAAGCAATAACTGAAATAAAAGATAATTTTTCTCAAAGTATAAATATGAAAAATTTATCAAAAAATATTGGAATGAGTGAATCTTCTTTGTATAATAACTTTAAAAAAATCACCACTATGAGCCCATTACAATTTCAAAAAAAGATTAGACTTGAAGAAGCAAAACAAATGTTAATAAATCAAAATTTAGATGCTGCTCAAGTAGCTTTTGAAGTTGGTTATGAAAGTCCTTCTCAATTTAGTAGAGAATATTCAAGGATGTTTGGAATGTCACCTAAAGCTCACGTTAATTTATTAAAAGATAATTAA